The DNA segment CTCACTGCCGTACGGGAACTCCGCGGGCGAGGACAGCCGGAACAGGCACAGCTGGCCGATCTTCATCCCCGGCCAGAGCTTGATGGGCAGGGTGGCGAGGTTCGACAGCTCCAGGGTGACGTGACCGCTGAAGCCCGGGTCGATGAACCCGGCGGTGGAGTGGGTGACCAGACCGAGCCGGCCCAGCGAGCTCTTGCCCTCGAGCCGCGAGGCGAGGTCGTCGGGCAGCGAGATGACCTCGTACGTCGACGCGAGCACGAACTCACCGGGGTGCAGGATGAACGGCTCGTCGCCCTCCGGCTCCACCAGCCGCGTCAGGTCGGGCTGCTCGACGGAGGGGTCGATGTGCGGGTACCGGTGGTTCTCGAACACCCGGAAATAGCGGTCCAGCCGAACATCGACGCTCGACGGCTGCACCATGGATTCGTCAAAGGGATCGATCCGCACTCGCCCGGCGTCGATCTCGGCCCGGATGTCCTTGTCTGAGAGAAGCACGTAGCGAGGATACGCAAGGCGCGCGGAGCCATGACAATCGTGACGACTCCGCGCGCCCGTGGTGACGCCGCGGCTACCCCGCGTGCGTAGTGACCTTGGCGCCTACCCCCTGCTTCCGCGGGGCGACCGGTACGACGCTGCGCAGCCGCGCGCATCGCGGGCACCGCATGAGCCGACCGGGGCCGAGCCGCTCGGCCTGCTGCATCGGGAACGAAGCGGCGCTGAAGACGTGCCCATCGGCACAGCGGACGACGGTGTGTTCCATCAAGTCCCTTAAGTCCCTTCCCCAAGAGCCTCGTCGGGCTGACCAACCCGACGACAAACGGCACATTACGGGATCAAAGAGACGACCCTCCAGGCGGCACTCCGGTCTCGCCCGGTGCCTCTCCCAGTACCCCAACCGTACGCCTCAACTCCCCCCGCCCGCAGCCGGATCCCCGCCCTGAAACACGCTCAGGCCCCCGGGCCGTGAGCACCGGGAGCCTGCGATGAGGTACAGTGAGCGAACGTCGGACAGGGACCGTTCTCGGAAGCTTTGTCCGTACTTACGCGGGTGTAGTTTAATGGTAGAACATCAGCTTCCCAAGCTGAGAGCGCGAGTTCGATTCTCGTCACCCGCTCCATGTGAAACCCCCAGGCCAGAGGCCCGGGGGTTTTTTGTTGTCTAGTCCAATTGGGGCGTGGCGTGCCCTATGTCGAGGTCAAGTGGCCAATTCAGGGGTACTCAGGCGCCACTTCAAGCGACTAACCCTCTGGCGTCTCGAATGACGAGACGCCATTTGTATGACCTGCGCCACTACGGCGCGGACGCCTGCGAAGTCGCTCCTGCGAAGCTGCCACTTCACGTCGCGCGGAGGCGTCACGATCAACTGCCCGGGCGACCTTTCGCCGACTCGCTCTCGCGAGGCCCGCCATCTCTTCCGCGCCCCGTTGTCAGTGGTGGTCTTTAGGCTTCTTGATGTCAGTGACGACAGGAGGCGGCGCATGGCCGGGTTCGAGATCAATAGGCGCGCCATCGAGAAGATGCAGCGAGACATCGCGAAGGAATTCGAGCACGCGGCCCGTAAGCACCCCATCCGTGTCCCCGTCCAGGTGGACGCTCCAGAGGTCCCGGCCACTTCATCTGCGGCTGCCGGCATCGAGAAGGACCCGCACCTTTCACGCCTGCTGGTGTGGCTCGACGATCTAGCCGCCCTTCAGCCAGGAGTGGCTGGTGACGTCTCCACGTACGTCGATTCCGAAGGGCTTCCCGCCTCCGAGGCCAAGACCATGGCGCTGCAGTTGGAGCGGCAGGGACTCGTCCAGATCTCCCCGGACCTCTCCGGCAATGACACCCAGGTCTTCCTCACTGACGATGGCTCGCTGGTCGCTCGACGGTTGAGGACCTTGCAGACCGACTCGGTCGCACGCTTCATCCACGCCTGCGACGCCTTGCTGTGCTGGCTGTTCCAGACGGGGCGGGGTCGTAACCCCGTTGAGGTGATGGCCTTTGTGGAGGTACCAGGTTCGTACTTCGCGGGTGACTCCCTGTCCGTGGACGAGATCCTCGGCGCGCTGGAGCACCTCAACCAGAGAGGGCTCATCCGCCGCGCGCCCGAGGACCCTAGCGCCACAAGTTCGATCAAGGCCGAAGTCACCGACTCGGGCACCGACTGCGTACTGTCCGGAGGAACCGTGAGCGACTACCTGAGCCGCCAGCAGCGCGCTGGCGACACCTACACCTTCAACAACTCCTCTGGCATCGTTGCCGGGTCCCAGCAGAACGTGGTGCAGAACAACTCCATCGGCTTCGACGCTTCCGCGCTAGCCGAGTTCGCCGCCCTGGTACGGCAGTTCGCTCCGGCGCTCGGAGCCCCGCCGGAACAGCAGGACGCCCTGATCCAGGACGTCGAGGTGCTGGAGGAAGCCACGTCTGTCGAGCAGCCGGAGCCCGGACGGATCAGGGCCGCTTATCTGCGCGTGCAGGAGGCTCTGAGTGCGATCACGATTACGACGGCCGGCCTCACCATGTTGGCGCAGCAGGGACAGACGGCATACCAAGCGGTGTTCGGCGGCTGACCAGCACCGCACGGGCTCCGACGACCAATCGCTCGGAGCCTCGGTCCGCTACGCGTAAACCGCGTCCGGCAGCACCTTCCGAAGTGCGCTGCCTACGGCGGGCCCGGCCTCTGATACCTGATGGAGATCAGCACTTCTCAGGTAGCGATAGCTCTGCGGCGGATGGAAGGTCCCCGCAGCGCGCAGTGCACTGAGGGGCACCGGCTCGTCGAAAGGCAGGGGGTCCTCCAGGGTCAGACCGCTCGCCTGGGTGGCGCCGTCCATATAGGCGTCGTACTCGCGTCGAGTGATCCCTGTCTGGGCACGATGCGCCGACCACACCTCCTTGGGGGAGCCCACATGGACCGAGGCGATGCGCGCCATGCCCACCAGAGCCATGGTGGGCGCGGTCGCGTACAGCAGAACCGGGGTTCCGGGCGGCGCGGCGACGCGCTGGCGGCGGACCTCCACCGTCTTGCTGCCGGCCAGGATCGCGGTGGCGAAGCGCGGGTGGACGGACAGCAGCATCGCGCGTTCCGGATCGTTCACGTCGTTCGGTGCCCCTCTTGATAGACCGCCTGGAACAGCTCGTTACTGATCTTCGACAGGGAGATCAGCGACAACGGTAGTCCCAGGTCCTTCGCCAAGGAGGTCAATCGCCGCAGCGTCACCGGCTTCGGGAAGATCTCGGTGTCCGAGAACCTCAGTGCCATGGCTCGGCCGGAGGCGTCGGCAGCTTCTTGAACCTCAGCCCGACCATATACGCCTAGGTGTTCGAATTTAGAGAAGAGGGTGCCCGGTGTGTCGATGAGCACCTCGTCGAGTCGCGAACTGCCCACCACTATCTGGCCTTCGCCCGGAGAGTTGCCCTCGCTGACGTACCAGAGCAGGCGAGCCGGAACGCTCTCTCCGCGGCGGCCCGAGGAGCGGTAATAGACGTGCTCTCTGCTGATGCCCAGGACGTCACTGCGCGGAATGAGCATGGCGGGCACGTTGAACAGCTCGGTCGACCAGCGCGGCTTGATCGGCACGAGGAAGGACGGCAGCTTCGAGTCGATGACCTTCGCCGGCCACCACGCACGCTCCACCACGGCTGCTACCTCGGCGGGCATGCCGGGGTGGAGCGTGGTCGTATCGACGGTCAGCACGCGGGCGAGGCCGCCGGCCACAGCCTCCACCTCGGCTGCCGTCCCGCACACATTCACGAGGAGTGCGACGAGCCTGCCGTCATGCTCGAAGAACCCGTCGTCGCCGGCCGCGGACCTGGCAGCCTCGGAGGGATGCGGATCACTGATGCGGATGATTTCCGCACCGCAGTCCCGGCCGAGCCGCTTGATCAGGAAGAGCAGCTGCCGAGCAAGAGTCTGTTCCAGTGGGTGGCCGGCCGTGCGGAGGACGGGGACGACAAGGGTTCGTCCGTCCAGTGCCCATGCGTAGAGAGCGACCGGGCGGCCCTGACCATCCCGGAGCAGCTCGCGGCGCCAGGCGACCGTGCCTCCGTTCAGCGACCGCAGCCGCTCGGCGAAGGCCGATCCGTCGTCCCCACCCGATTGGTGGAAGAACGCGACGAGTTCGTCCTCCGCACCTGGTGCTACCTCTCCCGACCGGAACTCCGTCCCCATCAGATCTGCCGGACGGTACACCTGGGCCTGCCGCAACTCGTCCACGTGCAGCGTCACGGTCGAAGGTGAGACGACCCGGACGCGGGCGACCTCCCAGGCCACGTCGCCCAGACGGGACAGCAGTGGGTCACGGGTCGCCAGTACCTGCAGACCGGCGCACGACGTCTCGGCCACATACCGCAAGCGGGACCGAAGCTCAGTGTCGTCGGTCAGGTCGGGCATGGCCTGCGTAGCCGCTTGGAGAAGTTCGCGGCTTCGCTCGTCCACGGCCGCCAAGTCCGGGGAGAGCTTGCGCAGGCCGGTCAGCGCAGCCCGCTGATGCTGGCGTTCTGCCGTGTCCGGGAGGTCCCGGATCTCATGGACCAGCTGGGGGGTGTAGGCGAGCTCGACGAGGTCCGCCATCCAGCCGGCTTCCAGCGCGCGGGACTCCTCCGCGTCGGCCGTGTCAGCGAGGCCGCGCAGATCGGCGAAGACTCCGTGGTCGACCGTGACCACCAGGAGCGCGTCGCTCTCCATCTCCGTGAACAGGTCCGGATGGCCGAGGTCCAACCACCAGCCGTCCAGGATTTCGCCGTCACGGCCGCGGCCTCGCACCTCGCCATCCGGGACGAAGCCGAGACTCCGCCACATCCCGCTCAGGTTGTAGTCCCGTCGGCACTTGGCCTTGATCCCGAGCCGCTGTGGGTACCGCTCTTTGATGCCCTCCACCAGCCGGCGGGCGATTCCCCGGCCGCGCTGTTCCTCCGCCACACACAGGTGTGCGAGCCGGATACGCGCGCTCCTCTTCGGCAGCCCGAACAGCGCGTATCCGAGCACCTCGTCCCCTTCGACCGCGGCCAGAAGGCCGCCGTCCTCCGCGGCCTTCCGGTAAGCGGGAGGTGTGAGAAGCCCCAGCGTCTTCGTGTAGCGATCACCCAGGGCTATGACCTTGTCGATCAGCTCGTCCTGCACGGGCGAAACAGACACTAACTTGATCGCCATCGCTCCCCCTCCAGTTGGGCCGTACACCGCCGACCACAACTCCCCTGTCATCACATACAGGAGAAGCTGATCTCATTCAGGGCCGTCCCTCAAGGGGGCACAAGGGGCGCACGGTGCTCCGGAGACTGTCGGAAACGCCGCTACGCCTCCTTGGCTCCCGCCTGCCCGGTAGCTGCCTCACTCAGCTGATGCCGCACCTCGGCATCGATCCCCTGAGCGAGCCTGCGCTGGTGCTTCGCCGTCGAGTGCTGGTAGATCAACTGGGCCCGCTCCGAGGACTGGCCGGCGCGGACCATGAGGTCCTTCAGCTTTGCACCGGTGTCCGCGGCGAGGGTGTTGCCGGTATGGCGAAGGTCGTAGAAGCGGAAGGTGTCCGGCATGCCGACCTTCCTCCTGGCCTTGCGCCACTTGCGGCCGAAGGTCGACCGGCGGAACGGCGCCCCCTTCTCTCCCACGAAGAGGAGGCCGTCCGGCTCCTTCTCCGCAAACCATCGGAGGTGTCGGCGCAGCTCCGGCAGCACGAAGTCCGGCAGGTAGACGGTTCGCTTGCCCGCGCGCGACTTGGGATCCCCAGTCACCCGTCTGCCGTTCGTCAGCTCCGGGGACGCGTGTGTGATCCGCAGAGAGCACTCGTCGAGATCGACACTGTGCCGGCGCAGTTCGGCCAGTTCCTCGGGGCGGAGTGAGGCGAAGGCGCCGAGAAGGACCATCAGCCGCCAACGCGGGCCCATCGCATCGGCGAGGTCGAAGACCTGCTCCACGGTAGCGGTCGGGCGCTCGTCGGCTTCCTCCTTGCCGGCCCCCTTGATGCGGCAGGGGTTGCTGCGCAGAAGGTCGTCGTCGACGGCCGTCTGCAGGATCGCCTTCAGCAGCCGGTACGACTTGGCCACCGTGGTGGCACCCGTCGCCTTGAGCCGCTCGGCTCGCCAGGTACGCACCGAGGGCGGTGTGATCTCGTCCAAGTCCTTGCCGCCGAACGTCGGCAGGATGTGCAGCCGTAGCAGACCGCTGTAGCGGTCGACGGTGGTGGGCGCAAGCCCGCGCTCCTCCAGCCACCGCAGGGCGTAGTTCTCGAAATTGACGGCACCGGCGTCCGGGTCCCGCCAGTGATTGCGCTCGATGTCGGCGCGGACCAGGTTGAGCCAGTCCTGGGCTTCGGTCTTCGAGTCGAACGTCTCGGGAGCCTTGTGGCGTTGTCCGGCCGGCCCCAGGTAACGGGCCTGCCACCGGCCCGACGGCAGTTGGCGCACCGTGCCGAATTCGCGTCGGCGCTGTGTCCTGCGTCGTGCCATCAGGCTGCCCTCCCATAACGCATGCGGGTACGGCGGAGCGGCTCGACCGTGCGCGCCTCGACGTACTCTGCGACGGCGCTCTCCGGGATGCGTACTGGGCATCCGAGTTTCACGTAGCGGATACGGCGCTCGGCGATGAGGCGGCGGATGAAGCGCTCGCCTGTGCCGAGCATTTCGCCGGCCTCGGCAACCGTCAGGAGGCGGTCAGCCATTCGCGGTCGCCTCCTTCGGGGCATCGCAGGAGCAGGCAAAGGCAGGGGGTATTGCGGGGCGGCGCAAGGGCGGTCGGGTCCTTTGCTCGTAGAGTCCGTTCGGATCGGCAGCACGCGGCCCTATTCGGCGGGGATCCCTTGGAGGAGGGCCAGGGGCGACACGCCGAGTGCCTGGGCGAGGGCAACGAGGTCGTCGACGTCGCAGCGGCGCTGGGCCCGTTCGATGCGGGACAGCATCGTGTTGGACATCGGGCGGCCGAGGGACGTGACTCGGTTGGCGAGCTCGCGCTGGGCGAGGCCGCGTTCGGCGCGGAGGATTTCGATGGTGCGGGCGGTCCGCATTCCTGCAGAACCGATTTCCAGAGACCGTGCTGCCATGGCTCCGTTGTAACTTGCATTCGCCGGTTTGGTTAACCGGCGATCGTCGGCTATGTTGCGCCCGACGTGCGTAGGTGCGCTTCCCCCTGAGCTGCTCTCAGGGTCCGTCAGGCGATGACGACGCCAGCCTGATAAGGCACTGCGACGTGGGGTGTTGTGTTGTAGCTTGCGCTTCCGCAGGGGTCAACGGTTTCCCGATGTGATCCTTCTGGCTCCGTCTGCGGCACAACTTTTTGGTCAACCGCCGCTTCCGGTCTATCGTTTTAGTAATTCCGCGCAGGACGTGTTCGCCGTCAGCTGTCTGATTCCCCGGAGGAATTGCTGGACTTGCACGGCGTCGGTGTGGCTGTCTTGGCGATGCGATGCCACCAGCCTCCACTTGCGCCTTCCGGCCCGAGGCTGGGCGCCACGCCTACTCGCGTATCGCCCGCTCAGGGCGCTCGCGCCTGCCCCCTCGACCTTGGAGCCGCCTCCCCATGAGCTACGACGCCCGCGAATGGGTGTGGGATCACAGCCGCAGCAAGGGCACCGCCCGCATGGTCCTCGCCCTGATCGCCGACCGGTGCTGCGACCGGCGCTGCATCGCGTACGCGTCCGTGCCCGCCCTCATGAAACGCGCCAACGCCTCCCGTACCGCCGTACGTGACGCCCTGGCCAAGCTGGTCGCCGATGGCGAATTGGTGCAGCTCGTCGGTCGCAAAGGGCCTCGGGGAGAGACGTACTACCACCTCCCGGCCGCCGCCCGGTTTCTTTCGGAACGGGCCGCCCAGGGGGAACAGAATCCGACTCTGCTGGGGGATCAGAATGCGACCCCTGGGGTGCCGGCATCTGACCCTGCCGACCTATTCGAAAGGGGACCGGAATCCGGCCCCGGGGAACGGAATTCAACCCCGGGGGTGTACGGATCCCGACCCGTCGGAGGCACGGATTCCGGCCCCCAGAACAGTAGTGAACCGAAGGTGAACGGTAAGAGCAGCAGCTCTGCCCAGCTCATCGCCGCCACCGACTGGCAGATCGACGAAGCCACCCGGGCCTGGCTACAGCACCACGGTCACATCGACCGGCTCGGCGAACATGCCCTACAAACGGCCGACGCGAAGTGGCGCTCGTACCGGGCAGCGTGGGTGCCTCGCACCGCCGCCGCATGGGCTGCCGACTGGCGCGCGTGGATCGCCCGCGAGCACTCCCCCGCAGCCAGCCGCCCGAATCTCTACGCCCTGCCCGGCGGCGGCCCCACCCCAGCGACCGGCATGACCCGCGCTGAGGCCCACACCGCCGCCTTGCTCGCCGCCCTCGACGAACCGACCGGAACGGAGTAACCCGCCCTTGGACGTGAAATCGCCGCCATCCTCGCCTACATCGGCCGCCTCGACCCCCGGACCGCCCGAACCGGCACCGGTGAGGCCCGCGACCAGATCGCCCAGTGGCACGAGCTGCTCCACGACGTACCGCTCGCCACCGACCACGGCTGGGACGTCCGCCGCGTGGTACGGACGCACGTTCTCGACTCTCCCTATCCGATCCTGCCCGTGGACATCGCCCGAGCCTGGCGTGCCCACCGGCGTGACCGCCTCGACCGGCACACCGACCCCACACCGGCCGCCGACCCCGACGACCCCGACGCCTGACGAGCCGAACTGGTCGGCACCCGACACGCCGTCGCCGTCGGGCAGACCGCACCCGCGACATACCGGCAGATCACCAGGACCGACAAACGTCCGGACATCGAGACACGCCTGCGCGCCAACGGATCGTGCCTCCCGCCGGCCGTCCGAGCCGAGCTGGCCCGTTACCGGCCAACCCGTGCGGCACGCGAGGCCGCTGTCGCCGAAGGGCGTCCCGACGTGCTCAGCGTCCCCTGCGGGTGGTGCCAGGCTCGCGTGGGCGAGCCGTGCCGCCAGCGGCGCCTGGACCTCGGCGGCACCGCCCGAGGCAATGCCGTCCGCGCCACTCCGCACCCCTCGCGTGTGGACCTCGCCGCTGCCCGGATGAACCAGCGGCAGGTGACGTGACCCACCCCGCCGTCGCACGGCCCATTACAGCCGCTGACCGCCGGAGACAAGGAGTACTCCTGCCCGCAGACCATCCCGCCGGAATCCCTGCGCCGGTGTCCGCCTCCAAAGCGCAGCGCATCACGATCGTCGCGGGCGCTGCCCTGGTCGCTGCCGTCGCCATGACCGCGAGCGCCGACACCCTGGCCGACCTCGGTCGCTCGGTGGGCTGGGGTCACAGACTTGCGTGGTCCCTTCCCGTCAGCATCGACGTCCTGGCCCTGGTCGCCGGCCTCGCCTGGCTCGCGGCAGGCGCCAGCCGAAACTTGGGGCGCGCCCTGACCCTTATCACCGTGGGGGTGTCCGTCCTCCTCAACGCGGTCGGGCACCTGGTGTCGACCGGGCACCTCACGACCGGTCCCCTCCTGGTGATCGCAGTGTCCGCCGTCCCGCCTCTCGCTGCGGCCCTTGCCGTCCACCTCGGCGCCGCAGTCAACGCTGACCGGGCCGCGCCCTCTGCCGAGAGCACCCCGCTGCTCCGGACCACAAAGGGGACCGCAGACCAGCGACCTTGTGACGACAACACCTGCGGACCAGCGGATCAGACTGGTCCGGGCCGCAGGAAGCCCGCCCCCGCGGACCATGCCTTGGAGGCTCCGGACCAGCGGACCGAGCCAGCCCCGGATCGCCCGGAGCAGGCGGCTATTTGTGGTCCGCAGGAGGCCGCTCCCCAGCTGCGGACCAGCAAAGCCGCAGGCCAAGCCTCCGCCGAGTCCTCGCAGCCCACGGACCACCAGCTGGCCGTACAGGCTGAAGGACCAGCCGACACGTCTGATCCCGCCCAGCCGGTACAAGGTGCACCTACGGATCAAATACCGGCTCGGGACCACCCGCTGATCACGGACCACGCCGGGCGGGCCACCGACAAGGCGGCCGTATCCCTCTCCGCGGACCACGCCGCTCCGCCTCCAGACCAGCGGGCTGATCCAGCTCTGCGCCCTGGGGACCGCTCTGCTGGCCACCAGGAGATCCCGCAAGGGGTGATTGAGGTCGCCCGTCAGGCCGCCCTCGCCGAAGGGCGCATGACCCGCCGGGCCATACGCCCGCACCTGCGCGAACACGGCGTCAAGGTCAGCAATGAGCTGTTCAGTGACCTCCAGGCCCGGCTCCACGCCGATCCCACGCTCGCGCACCTGCCCCGGACGACGAAGAAGACCCGATGAGGAGCCGGATGGCACCGCCTCCGCGCCACGAGGACCACATGACGAAGACCGTGCCAAGCCCTTTCCCCGCTTCCGCCGAGGTGAAATCCACCTCGGATGCGGGCGGAGCAAGTTGGAGGTCCGGACACTCCCCCGCAGGGGGAGCGCCCGAACCCGACCCCGCCCCGGGGGTGGCGGGGTCCGTCCGGCACCAGGGGGCGCCGGACGGGAAGGCTGCGACCGAGGGCGGACAGCAGCCAGGCAAGGCCAGGAAGGGGAAGTCGCGTCCGCGTGACAAGAAGCAGCGCCCCGCTCACAGCGTCCGCCTCAATGAACAAGAACTCGCCATCATCCAGTCCGGCGCCGACCACGTCGGCATGAGCGTGGCCGGGTTCCTGGCCCACTCCGCCCTGGCCGCTGCCCGCGACCAGGCCCGCACCGCAGCGGCCATCGCCACCGAGCGGGACATCCTGACTGCCCTCTTCGGTGTGCGCCGTCAGCTCGGCTGGGCGGGCAGCAACGTCAACCAGGCCGTCAAAGCACTCAACTCCGGTGCCGACGCACCGCACTTCGCCGCTGCCCTCTCCGACCTGCAGCGTGCCGCGCAGGCCGTCCAACGGGCAGCCGACAGGATCACCAACAGGCAGGAGGGCGAAGCGGCTTGATCCCCCGGATCCACCAGCAGGGCAGCAACACCCTCGGGCTCCTGCACTACCTGTACGGCAAGGGCACCCACGAGGAGCACATCGACCCGCACCTGGTCGCCTCCTTCGACGGCATGGCCCCCGACCCCGGACGCGACCCCTCGGCGACGAAGAGGGACCTCCAGCACCTCCTCGATCAAACGCTGTCGCTGCTCGACGCGGGCCGGCGTCCCGACAAGCACGTCTGGCACTGCTCGGTGCGCGCCGCTCCAGGCGACCCGATTCTGCCCGACGAGCAGTGGGGCGACATCGCCCGCCGTATGGTCGCCGCCACTGGTATCGACCCTGGCGACGGGGCCGGCTGCCGCTGGGCGGCCGTCCGGCACGCCGACGACCACATCCACATCATCGCCACCCTCATCCGGGAGGACGGCCGCCGCCCCGACCACCACCGCTCCGGCAAACGCGCGCAGGCCGAGTGCCGGCTGATCGAAAAGGAACTCGGCCTGCACCAGGTCGCGCCCGGGGACGGCACCGCCGCCAAGCGGGCCACCAGCGCGGAGCGGCACAAGGCCGAACGCGAGGGGCGGGAGCGTCCGGCGCGCGAGGAGCTGCGGGAGACCGTGCGGCGGGCGGTGGCCGACACGACGGGCGAGGAGGAGTTCTTCGACCGGTTGGCCGCCGCCGGTCTGCTGATCCGCAAGCGCGTCGCGCCCTCCGGGGACCTGCTCGGCTACAAGGTCGCGCTGCCCGACGACCGCAACGGTGAGAAGGAGCCGGTGTTTTACGCGGGCTCCACGCTCGCACCCGATCTGTCCCTGCCCCGCATCCGCGAACGCTGGACGCTGCCCGCGGAGGCTGCCGCCTCGGCGGATGGATCCGGGCCGGAGCAGCCGGCCCTGCCGGACGTGACCGGTCCCGCGTTCGCGCGGCGCCGGGCCTCCGCCGCCGCCTGGCAGGCGCTACTGATCATCGACCAAGGCGACGACGGAGCGGCAGCGGCCCAGATCGCTGCGGCGGGTGAGGTCCTGGACGCGCTGGCCAAGACCTCCGCCGCCCACACCCGCGCTGAACTCCGGGAGGCGGCGTTCGTGTTCGAGCGGGCCAGCCGCTCCCGTGTGAAGGCCGAGCGCGGACACGACCGCGCCCTGCGCCAGGCCGCCCGCGATCTCGTCCACAGCGGACCCGCTCTGGGCCGCGGTGAGGACGGCGCCACCACCGCCATGCTCATCGACATGGCCCTCTTCCTCGCCATCGCCGCAGCGAACTGGCACGCCAAGAAGCACCACGCCCAGCAGGCCGCAGCAGCCCAGCAGGCGGCCGAACACCTACACGCCGCCTACCAAGCCGCCGCAGACCAGCCCATGGCCGCCCTCCGCCAGCGAGGCCAACGCCTGGCCCCGCGTGTTCGCCAGCGGCAAGCCAACCTCCTGCACGAAGTGCTA comes from the Streptomyces sp. SUK 48 genome and includes:
- a CDS encoding relaxase/mobilization nuclease domain-containing protein, giving the protein MIPRIHQQGSNTLGLLHYLYGKGTHEEHIDPHLVASFDGMAPDPGRDPSATKRDLQHLLDQTLSLLDAGRRPDKHVWHCSVRAAPGDPILPDEQWGDIARRMVAATGIDPGDGAGCRWAAVRHADDHIHIIATLIREDGRRPDHHRSGKRAQAECRLIEKELGLHQVAPGDGTAAKRATSAERHKAEREGRERPAREELRETVRRAVADTTGEEEFFDRLAAAGLLIRKRVAPSGDLLGYKVALPDDRNGEKEPVFYAGSTLAPDLSLPRIRERWTLPAEAAASADGSGPEQPALPDVTGPAFARRRASAAAWQALLIIDQGDDGAAAAQIAAAGEVLDALAKTSAAHTRAELREAAFVFERASRSRVKAERGHDRALRQAARDLVHSGPALGRGEDGATTAMLIDMALFLAIAAANWHAKKHHAQQAAAAQQAAEHLHAAYQAAADQPMAALRQRGQRLAPRVRQRQANLLHEVLPDLAAQVQAEPGWPALVATLDDARRAGHDPAALLADAARRRELDTATSISDVLVWRLRRSAHLPAAPENPQDTTIRDKHRAPSPAPTAQPASGAANGTVRRR
- a CDS encoding helix-turn-helix domain-containing protein — encoded protein: MSYDAREWVWDHSRSKGTARMVLALIADRCCDRRCIAYASVPALMKRANASRTAVRDALAKLVADGELVQLVGRKGPRGETYYHLPAAARFLSERAAQGEQNPTLLGDQNATPGVPASDPADLFERGPESGPGERNSTPGVYGSRPVGGTDSGPQNSSEPKVNGKSSSSAQLIAATDWQIDEATRAWLQHHGHIDRLGEHALQTADAKWRSYRAAWVPRTAAAWAADWRAWIAREHSPAASRPNLYALPGGGPTPATGMTRAEAHTAALLAALDEPTGTE
- a CDS encoding GNAT family N-acetyltransferase; translated protein: MAIKLVSVSPVQDELIDKVIALGDRYTKTLGLLTPPAYRKAAEDGGLLAAVEGDEVLGYALFGLPKRSARIRLAHLCVAEEQRGRGIARRLVEGIKERYPQRLGIKAKCRRDYNLSGMWRSLGFVPDGEVRGRGRDGEILDGWWLDLGHPDLFTEMESDALLVVTVDHGVFADLRGLADTADAEESRALEAGWMADLVELAYTPQLVHEIRDLPDTAERQHQRAALTGLRKLSPDLAAVDERSRELLQAATQAMPDLTDDTELRSRLRYVAETSCAGLQVLATRDPLLSRLGDVAWEVARVRVVSPSTVTLHVDELRQAQVYRPADLMGTEFRSGEVAPGAEDELVAFFHQSGGDDGSAFAERLRSLNGGTVAWRRELLRDGQGRPVALYAWALDGRTLVVPVLRTAGHPLEQTLARQLLFLIKRLGRDCGAEIIRISDPHPSEAARSAAGDDGFFEHDGRLVALLVNVCGTAAEVEAVAGGLARVLTVDTTTLHPGMPAEVAAVVERAWWPAKVIDSKLPSFLVPIKPRWSTELFNVPAMLIPRSDVLGISREHVYYRSSGRRGESVPARLLWYVSEGNSPGEGQIVVGSSRLDEVLIDTPGTLFSKFEHLGVYGRAEVQEAADASGRAMALRFSDTEIFPKPVTLRRLTSLAKDLGLPLSLISLSKISNELFQAVYQEGHRTT
- a CDS encoding site-specific integrase; its protein translation is MARRRTQRRREFGTVRQLPSGRWQARYLGPAGQRHKAPETFDSKTEAQDWLNLVRADIERNHWRDPDAGAVNFENYALRWLEERGLAPTTVDRYSGLLRLHILPTFGGKDLDEITPPSVRTWRAERLKATGATTVAKSYRLLKAILQTAVDDDLLRSNPCRIKGAGKEEADERPTATVEQVFDLADAMGPRWRLMVLLGAFASLRPEELAELRRHSVDLDECSLRITHASPELTNGRRVTGDPKSRAGKRTVYLPDFVLPELRRHLRWFAEKEPDGLLFVGEKGAPFRRSTFGRKWRKARRKVGMPDTFRFYDLRHTGNTLAADTGAKLKDLMVRAGQSSERAQLIYQHSTAKHQRRLAQGIDAEVRHQLSEAATGQAGAKEA
- a CDS encoding mobilization protein; protein product: MTKTVPSPFPASAEVKSTSDAGGASWRSGHSPAGGAPEPDPAPGVAGSVRHQGAPDGKAATEGGQQPGKARKGKSRPRDKKQRPAHSVRLNEQELAIIQSGADHVGMSVAGFLAHSALAAARDQARTAAAIATERDILTALFGVRRQLGWAGSNVNQAVKALNSGADAPHFAAALSDLQRAAQAVQRAADRITNRQEGEAA
- a CDS encoding helix-turn-helix transcriptional regulator, whose amino-acid sequence is MAARSLEIGSAGMRTARTIEILRAERGLAQRELANRVTSLGRPMSNTMLSRIERAQRRCDVDDLVALAQALGVSPLALLQGIPAE
- a CDS encoding ASCH domain-containing protein is translated as MNDPERAMLLSVHPRFATAILAGSKTVEVRRQRVAAPPGTPVLLYATAPTMALVGMARIASVHVGSPKEVWSAHRAQTGITRREYDAYMDGATQASGLTLEDPLPFDEPVPLSALRAAGTFHPPQSYRYLRSADLHQVSEAGPAVGSALRKVLPDAVYA
- a CDS encoding helix-turn-helix domain-containing protein, which encodes MADRLLTVAEAGEMLGTGERFIRRLIAERRIRYVKLGCPVRIPESAVAEYVEARTVEPLRRTRMRYGRAA
- the dcd gene encoding dCTP deaminase, with amino-acid sequence MLLSDKDIRAEIDAGRVRIDPFDESMVQPSSVDVRLDRYFRVFENHRYPHIDPSVEQPDLTRLVEPEGDEPFILHPGEFVLASTYEVISLPDDLASRLEGKSSLGRLGLVTHSTAGFIDPGFSGHVTLELSNLATLPIKLWPGMKIGQLCLFRLSSPAEFPYGSERYGSRYQGQRGPTASRSYVNFHRTQV